A region of the Geomonas subterranea genome:
TCCCCCCTTCACCCGGATAACGGTGAAGTCGGAGGTTCCGCCGCCGAAGTCGCCGATGAAGACCAGCTTTTCAGCTCCGGCGGGAAGGGTCTCTTCGTAGGCGAGGGCGGCGGCTATGGGCTCGAACTGGAAATGGATGTGGCGAAAGCCGGCCTTGCGCGCCGCCTTCTCCAACCGCTGCTGCGCCAGGGCGTCCTTTTCCGGGTCTTCGGAGAAAACGACCGGGCGGCCCAGGACAACGCTGTCCACGGGAGCGCCGACGTACGCTTCCCCCTTGGCCTTGATCCTCCTCAAGATGATGGCGACCAGGTCCTCGATGCCGTACTTCTTGCCGAACACCTCCGTCCCCTCGAAGCTGCGGTTGGGGAGGAAGGTCTTTATGGACTGCATGAAACGCCCGGCAGCCCCCTCGTTGACGTAATGGCTGATTGCCTCCTGGCCGGCGAAGATCTCGTCGTCTTCGTTGAAGTAGAGGACCGAGCGCATCAGCGAGCGGTTGGCGCTTGATTCGTCGATGTCGACGACTTCGACCTTGCCGTCGCGGTAGATGGAAAGGGCGGAATTGGTGGTGCCAAAATCGATGCCGAAAACTACCTTCATGCAGACTCCAAAAAGCAAGGGCGGGTCCCTTGGGAACCCGCCCGGAGAAATAATATAGGTGAATGTTGTAGCAGAAAGGCGCGGGCGGTGGCAAGTTGTAAACACCAAAACCGTTGGCCACGGAGAAAATCTGAGGACATCTGAGAGATGCAAAAAGAGAGTTCAGCGGGAGGAAATCAGTTCGATTCGATCGCTGGCGTGACGGGTATGCCTTCCAGGTAGAGGGTGTCGGCACTTAGGTCGGCATCGTTGTCCCACGCCACGAAGTAGCCGCCGTTACGGGCGGTCTTGAAGATAGCGACATCTTCCAGCTCCCTGAACGCTTCACTTTGCAGCAACGGTCTTACATCATATTTACGCACTTCTCCGTTGGTAAAGCAGACATCAAGTGTCCAGTCTTCGTTTGTGCTGATCCAGTTAATCCTTCTCATTCACTCAAGTCCTTTTACCTTAAAGACAGTTTCACCTTCTACAGCTAATCGCCAGTCGGCCAGCAGCTCGTCTTTGTGAATTTCCATCCAAGCTTCCACGAGCTTTCGCTTTGCGGGAGGAAGCGAGCCATCAAGGATGCTGCCATCCTCAATAGCAAAAACAGCAACGTCCCCTTGGTATTCAGCGTGAAGATGGGGAAGGTGGTGCTGCTGATAGTCCCTGTAGAACATTCTGATGATAATCCCGAAGAACATAGAAATTGTCGGCATCCGTCCAACCTCCTGCCCCTAGGGATACATGCTGCCGATCACCAGACAGCCCAAAAGTAACCCATCTTGTTGAACTTTGCAAGGTCACCCCGAAATAGTTTCCTCAAGGAAGTAGGGCAAGGAACCGTACTTGCTAATGTATCAGTGGCGTGGCAACCTTCCCTTCGTGCCCTGATCCCTTGGGCAATGGTATCAGCAAAGGAATCACCCTTGACAGGCGGGCAGCAACACCACCGGCAAATGAGGGAAATAAGATGCTAGAGCTGAGGATTGGAAGTTCGGGGGCGGAAGTTATCCAGTTGCAGAATCTTCTTAACCGACATCTGCCCCACTTCCAGGTGCTTAAACCAGACGGCATATTCGGCCCCAGAACAGAAGCTGCCGTCCGGCAATTCCAATCATTTGCTGGAATCTCAGTAGACGGGACCGTTGGGATTAAGACTTGGCGGGCTCTGGATCATGGAGTAACCACTACATCTGATGTAAGTCCCGTACCTTTTCATGATGCCATCTGGCTGAAAATAGCTGCTGCTGAAGTCGGACAACGAGAGTTTCCTGGCTCACCAGCTAACCCAAGAATAATAATGTACCACGGTGCGACATCTCTCCGAGCAACAAGTGATGAGGTGGCGTGGTGTTCCGCCTTTGTCAACTGGTGCCTGAAACAGGCCGGCATAGCGGGCACCAACTCGGCGGCCGCAACAAGCTGGCTGCACTGGGGGCAGATGACATGCCCAAGACCAGGTGCTATTACGGTTGTCAGAAAAAACACGGGCCAGAACCACGTTTCCTTCTATATCTCCGAGACGAAAGACTATTACAAGTTGCTGGGTGGAAACCAGGCGGAACAAGTTAGAATCTCGAATTACTACAAGTCACATTGGCTTGCGCAGGGGCACCGATGGCCAAAGCTCCCGCATCTCTAGGAGGTACCCATGCTTGGACGCGTAATAATCATCGCCTATTTTATTGCGTTTGCTCTTGTGACCAGTGCAGAGGCAACCAGCGATGCGCAGCTTTTCTGGAACAGATTCAGGCAGGCAGTATTAAGCGGAGACAGTGCCAGCGTGGCAACAATGACGAAGTTGCCGTTATGGGTGCGCGGGCCGGATGACAATGATCCTGTAATGTACTATGGCGGACAAGACTTAGACAGAGTTTTGAGGCGGCTTCTCAATCAGGAAGTGTCCATATTGCAGGCAGGGAAAATCACGACCCGTAGCATGCGAGAAGTGATAAAGGAAAAGACCACTTTAAGTCCTAAGGACCTGCAGGTGCCAAATAGCCTATCAGTTGAGCTTTTATATTTTGAAAAAGTAGCTGGAAAATGGTTCTTAACCCGCGGGTACCTAGAAGATGGCTCATACTGAAGTTCCCTCGGTGTCACCAGGATCGAATGCGGTACTGAAGCCTTTAGAACCAATGGCAGCCGAACTGTTTTCAGATCTTCACGTTCTGCTCGGCACATCATTCTGAAGAAGCTGACCGCCCAAATCTTGCGCGTACATTGCATGTGGTGCAACGGGTAACACGAGAAAATGAAAAGGGCGTAGCCTTTATCGGCTACGCCCTTTGATTTCTTTTGGATAGATACAGCACTAGAGTTGATCGGCGATGATACGGGCTACATCTTTCCCTCCGAAGGGAAGACCCCCCATATCTCCCCTACCGTTCTCTCACGGGCAATCAACCGCAGCTACGAGGAGGGTGGAACCAGGAACGCGGGCAAGGAGGCCTTCAACGACAGCAAGAAACCGTACTTCGTCATGAAGCCGTGGTCTCCCCAGGACCTGCGCCGCACCGCCCGCACCAACATGGCCCGGGTTGGGGTGCGCCTACGTCATCAGGGAGTCTATTCTGCTTCCCACCTCTCCCTCAACTCGTCAAGGGTGGGTGGAGGTCCAGCCTTGCGAACTCGCAGTTCAAGCCCCAGGTAGTCGAGTACCCGTATCACCTTTCTGATCCCGATCTCTTGCACTATGCCGGCCTCAAGCTGGCTGATGGTGGCCCGGCTCATGCCGAGTTCACGTGCGATCTGCTCTTGCGTGAGCTTCCGGAGTTTGCGGACTCTGCGTATTTCGTGGCCAAGTTCGAATAACATGCCGTGCACTGTATTTGATACATAACTGAACTGCAACTGCGAAATGAATTACATATGAAACACTGCAGGGCATAAAGTCATATGAAATAGTGCTGAACAACCCATATGAAATGCTGTCGGAAAAAACCTGTTTGCCTTGATCAGTGGAGCGGCGGAATCTTGCAGTGGGCGACGAACGAAATCCCGGCGGAAGGCTCGGGCGGGATCGGGGTGGGAGCAAAAACGTGGCGGCCCCCTGGCTTTTTGGGACCGGCCGCGAGACGGATTAAGGCTGTCGGTTTTTTCAGTTTCAAGCTTGCTTATGCAAAATAAGTAAAGTATATATTATTTAAACCAACAAAATAAGGAGAAACACGCTTGATAGCATCCAGTGCGGAGCTTATCGCCGTCCTACGGCAATACAATCCTTGGTGGTCGGGGGGGCGGTTTCAGGATTTGCCAACCTGGCGTAGAGCTGCATTCCGAGAAGTCAATGACTGGCTCAAAGACCCACCGGCGGGACGAGCGTTGCTTCTTTCCGGAGCACGTCAAATAGGCAAGACCACCCTGCTCCTTCAAGCCATCGACGTTTTGCTCGACCAGGGGGTGCCACCTACCAACATTCTCTACGCAACCTTCGATCACCCACTGCTTAAGCTGATCGGCCTGGACGGGTTGTTACGTCTATGGCGTGAATTCGAGCCGGCTCGCGAAGGTGTCGAGTACCTGTTCCTGGATGAGATCCAGGCCACAAAGGACTGGCAGGTCTGGCTGAAGCATCAGGTGGATTTCGAGAAGAGGCGCCGGATAGCGGTTACAGGTTCGGCGACTCCCCTAGAGACCGAAGGACTGGAGTCGGGAGTCGGGCGCTGGCATACGATCAGGCTCGCCACCCTTTCCTTTTATGAATACCTTCAGATTCGTAACGATCCGGTGCCCCAGCTCCCTGCGGTCTCCACCTTCGTCGATCTCTTTGAAAAGAGCCCAAGCTGGTTTGCCCGCATAGGCGAAGATTCGAGACCGTTGACTGCCCTCTTCTACGAGTACCTGCTTCGCGGCGGCTTCCCCCAGAGCGCACTGGTCAAGAGCATTCCGATGGCTCAGAAGCTTCTGCGCGAAGACATCGTGGACAAAGTTCTGAAGCGTGACATGACCGCCCTTTTCGGTGTACGCAGGGTGCTGGAACTTGAGCAAACTTTCCTGTACCTGTGCCTGCACGACGGCGGACTCCTCGACATGCAGACGCTCTGCAAGAACCTGGAGGTTAAGAAGCCGACCGCGGTTAACTTCATCAACCTGTTGGAAGCCACGCACCTTATCTATCGCCTGCTGCCCTTCGGATACGGGAAGGAGATCTTGAGGGCAAAGGCCAAGGTGTACCTTGCTGACGCCGCTATTGCCCCAGGCGTACTGCTGAAAGGAAAAGGGTTGGTCGAGGATGCAGACGAGTTAGGAAAGGCGGTGGAAACCGCTTTCTTTAAGCACGTCTTTACCCGGTACTACCAGAGAAGCATCTCGTTTTCCTACTGGCGCGGAGGAAAGAAGGACCAAGAGGTCGACATCATCGCCGATGTGGGCGGGCGCCTTATACCTTTCGAGGTGAAGTACAAAGGCAGCAACGTGGGGAGCGGAGAGCTTAAGGGAGTGGTCGAGTTTTGCAGGGAGCACAAGGTACGTCGTGCCTATGTGATTACCAAGGATGCTGCCGACTTCGGGGTGCTGAGGCTTGCGGGAGGCGAGATCGAGGTGCTGAAGATCCCTGCCCATCTGGCATGTTACTGGCTAGGCAGGTCCGAGCTAGAAGCGACTGAACTGCAGGAGATAGATGCGTGACAAAACACTCGGCGCAGAATTCTAAACCCGCGCGATCTACAAGGCCAAGGCGCCCTACCCGCCCCCGGCCTGCCCCACAGCAACGAGAACGAAAACCGGGCTGTGTTTCTGGCCTTGCGCCCGGAGATCAAGCAGGCGCTCGACGATGGGTGGCCTATTTTCAATCATCTGGAAGACACTGCACGAGGAGGGGACGGTGACCTTCGGTTACGACTCGTTCCGGCGCTACACGAAGCATTTGATCCTGACGCCGCCCAGCCAAAATCCGAAACATCTGGAACAACCGCTGGCCCGACCAGGATGGTAAGATCCAAAACTGAAACACCCCCAATAAGCGGCTTTACCTTCAACCTAAAAAAGAAGATCTGATCCGACGGTCTACCGCCAAACTGGATACAAAAACGGATACACGAGGGCAAAATCAACGAAAAAGGGCTTAGCCGTGATTGGCTAAGCCCTTTGATTTTCTTTGGAGCGGGAAACGGGATTCGAAGGCCTCCAAAAGCAAGTAGCTGCCTCGAAGGCCACCAACAATATCATACTATTACAAGTAGTTACCCAAAACTTCAGTGTGTCAAAAGTCCATTACAGTTCAATTAAATTCAGTCGGAATTATCAGGTACAGCAACAGCTCGGGTACAGTGTGCCTCCCAACCTGGACGACTATGCACCGGGAGGAGTCTCTAGTCTTGACGTAAGCAATACCTAACCTTATTGACTTGTTTGTAATAAATCGGCGAGCAGGTCGTTTAAACTCGGAGCAGAGAGTAATTTCTCCAAACTAGGTTTATCACCTTGCGCTATAGCTACGAATAAACGTGCTAATGCTCTATACTCCAGCAACATTTCATTATATTCTCGTACGGTTTTAAGGTGATCTTGTTGCAGGTTACGGTGCTCTTCTAGGACATTAATCAGATGCTCAGACAATTGCTTTACTTTAGGTTCTGCACTTGTATTCTTATCTGACAATAATGATTCGAAATTTTTTTGCATTGTTCTAACTATGTCCAATGTTTCCTCAATGATCTCTTTTTCTATTCGTTCCGATTGAGGTTCTGTGGAGAGTTCTAGTACCTCCTGAATTTTTTTTTCTAAAGCAGGCCAGCACATTTCAAATGTGTTTTCAAGCTGGTCCTGGCTTAATTTAAAGTCTTGTGCTGAATTATTTATTGCTTCTAGCATCAATCTCAAGTCTTTTTTCTGTAATTGAGTGGACTGGAAGTGGATCAATGGGCCAGAGACATCAGTAGGGGTTATTCCACAAAGGAGAGTTAAAATCTTAGAACTTTCTAAATTTTTAGATAAGGCTCCTGCTTCGAACATGATCCATGGTTTCTCGGTATTTTCCTTTGTAAGACAAATTATGCCTATTTTTGACTCCTCAAGATTTCTGCTTATGTCGCCATTCCACTTGGCTCCTTTCTCAATGTCCTCAGGAGTAAAATATGGTTGAACAAATTGTAAGACTGATGGCAACCAAGTGCGGAATACTTCTCCTATTCTCCTGCTCTTCTCACCTGACCAGCTAATAAAAACCTTTACTTTCATTCCCTCTCCTTCTCAAAAGAATAAGCGCCCGGTTCAGTAACGGGGACGATAAAATACCCACCACAGGTACCACATTAACACTACCAAAGAAAGTTTTTTCCCTTCCCAAAACTGTATTCTATCTAAGTTCATCTGAGTACAGAGAAGCTCGCCATAGGTAACATCTCAAAATTTCAGTTTAATTCCCACATAAATAGCTTGACTCTTTTTCAATTTCACGCTACTAACACCCTAATGGATCGACCATTAAACACGCTTGCAACGATTCGGGCGCTGTTCCCTTAACAGCATAATCGTCAGTGGTTACAGCCTTATTCTATTGCTGGGACATAATTATTTTAGAAGGGCAAGGCGCATACAGAAAGCTAGGCTGTATGGACAACCTACCCCACGATTTTTCCTTACCTAGCTACCCCACCAAATTTTCAGGCCACTGACGACTTCCGGCGCTTGCGCGCCCAAGGGGGTAGCTAGTGGCTATTTTTGTATCAACCGTAGGTGATGTAATTCCATCAGAATGTCCTTCCCTGGCTGAATCAGCCGGCGGAGCGGCCACGGTTTCCGGCTCTGCCGGTTCCGCGGTTGCGGAGCAGGTTGATTCTTCCAGCATGGCGGTGCCTCTAACAGGCCATGCGCAAAACCCACCTATAACAGATTTCCTCTTTCTTTCCTGCGGTATCGACACGCTCGACCTTGGGCTGTTCGTCTCCTGGGACACCACCTGGAACACCACAAAGGAAGGCCTTGAGGATAAAAAAACTGCCGCACAAAAGACAACAGGTCTTCTCGACAAAACAGATATTGGAAGAGAATTCCTACACCATCCAAGCGGCAAAGCCCCAAATTACCGCTATCAACTGCACTTCCCTGAATACCGCATTTACATCGCCATTTCTGACAAACCAGGCAAAACCCCTAATGTCTATGTCACCATAAAGTCAGAAACCCTCTGGCACGTTGAGTTCCCTACAATCCTTGAACTCTTGGAATTAGATCTCGACAGCTTCGGTGGAACAATCGAGCGCATACAACCTAGCAGAGTTGACTTGTGCGCTGACTTCAGAATCAATCCTCCCCCCACCTTGCAATTCATACAGCAGCATCGGGTGTCGCGTAGCACCATGATACGCCCCTACCTGAGCGGCGAGACGTTGGAAACCTTCTATTCTGGCTCGCCAACCTCCCCGGTTCAAATCCGCATCTATGACAAGGGCAAGGAAATCCAGAAATCCAACAAGCAATGGTTCCTTCCCATCTGGGGAGTTGATACCGCCGAGGGTGTCTGGCGAGTTGAATTCCAGTTGCGGCGAACATTTCTCCACCAATACAGGATCAAGACCATAGAAGACCTATGGGGCAAGATAGGAACAATCTGGGAGTATCTGACAGCGGAATGGTTCTCTTTGAGATTCCCCGATAACGATAAGGCAGAACGGCGCACCATCCATCCCTGGTGGCTATCTGTTCAGGAGTGCAGTGAACGATTCGGGGGGATGATCGAGGCAAGACGCACATATACCACTGACACGGTAGAGCCAATTCAGAAGACCCTGGCTCATATCTGCGGACGGCTCGTTTCCATAGCTGCCCAAGAAGGCATTAAGGATAGGATGAAAGCGATTCTGCATCTGGAGGAACTGATTTACCAACGGATGGATGATGAAAAATTCCAAAGCGAGTACAAAAAGAAGGCAATAAAGCTCGGCTATCGCGGAGAGTTGGGAGGGACAGATTATGAAGTCTTCTGATTCTTTACCATCCCCTGCTGAAATCATGACCGTGGAACAGTTCGCCGATAGGATACAGGTATCTCGGACTACCGTCTTCGGCTGGCTGAAAACGGGGGTTCTTCATGAAGGCGTCCACTACTTCCGAATTGGCAGAATCCTCCGGTTCTGCTGGCAGGAAGGCCTCTTCTTCAACGGCCAGCAGAAGCCGCCTCTGGAGGATGAAGGCCAAGCAGCTCCGCCGCCGGTGCCGCGGAGTGAGCACGATTCACAGCGAGGCGCAGCCTCGGTCCCAGGCCCGGGGTTGACTTTCAGCAGGGGCGCAGCCCCGGCCATCAACCTTGACTATTGATTATGAAATGAAATGCCGCTATTCTCCGCCACGGACTAAGACACACTGAAGGGAGGGTAACGCCATGAGGACCTAAAATGAAAATAAAGAAAGGAAATCTCGCCATCGAAGCACCCATCAAGGAAACCGGAGTCATCAAACGGCGGAAAGGCTCCCAAAAGCTCTATGTCGATTTCTACTACTTCGGCAAGAGAATCACCCGATCAACTGAGCTTGACGACACACCGGCCAATGAGAGGAAGGTTCGCAGCTTCCTTAACAGGATCACGGAGCGGATCGAAGACGGCACTTTTAAATTTGCCGATGCTTTCCCTGGCGCCTCGGATCAGGAAAAAGCTTTCTTCACCCAAAAAGAAGGAAGGGAATATCGACCTGAACCGCATCAGGTGCTTTTCGGAGACTACGCTAAAGAGTGGATGGAAAACATCTACCCCACCTTTGGCTCTCCGACTAAGCGGAACGATTACCGCGAGGCACTGAACACCAGGATATTTCCCTACTTCAAGCACTACACCTTCTACCAGCTCA
Encoded here:
- a CDS encoding DUF4160 domain-containing protein — translated: MPTISMFFGIIIRMFYRDYQQHHLPHLHAEYQGDVAVFAIEDGSILDGSLPPAKRKLVEAWMEIHKDELLADWRLAVEGETVFKVKGLE
- a CDS encoding TIR domain-containing protein, whose amino-acid sequence is MKVKVFISWSGEKSRRIGEVFRTWLPSVLQFVQPYFTPEDIEKGAKWNGDISRNLEESKIGIICLTKENTEKPWIMFEAGALSKNLESSKILTLLCGITPTDVSGPLIHFQSTQLQKKDLRLMLEAINNSAQDFKLSQDQLENTFEMCWPALEKKIQEVLELSTEPQSERIEKEIIEETLDIVRTMQKNFESLLSDKNTSAEPKVKQLSEHLINVLEEHRNLQQDHLKTVREYNEMLLEYRALARLFVAIAQGDKPSLEKLLSAPSLNDLLADLLQTSQ
- a CDS encoding helix-turn-helix domain-containing protein, yielding MLFELGHEIRRVRKLRKLTQEQIARELGMSRATISQLEAGIVQEIGIRKVIRVLDYLGLELRVRKAGPPPTLDELRERWEAE
- a CDS encoding ATP-binding protein — its product is MIASSAELIAVLRQYNPWWSGGRFQDLPTWRRAAFREVNDWLKDPPAGRALLLSGARQIGKTTLLLQAIDVLLDQGVPPTNILYATFDHPLLKLIGLDGLLRLWREFEPAREGVEYLFLDEIQATKDWQVWLKHQVDFEKRRRIAVTGSATPLETEGLESGVGRWHTIRLATLSFYEYLQIRNDPVPQLPAVSTFVDLFEKSPSWFARIGEDSRPLTALFYEYLLRGGFPQSALVKSIPMAQKLLREDIVDKVLKRDMTALFGVRRVLELEQTFLYLCLHDGGLLDMQTLCKNLEVKKPTAVNFINLLEATHLIYRLLPFGYGKEILRAKAKVYLADAAIAPGVLLKGKGLVEDADELGKAVETAFFKHVFTRYYQRSISFSYWRGGKKDQEVDIIADVGGRLIPFEVKYKGSNVGSGELKGVVEFCREHKVRRAYVITKDAADFGVLRLAGGEIEVLKIPAHLACYWLGRSELEATELQEIDA
- a CDS encoding replication initiation factor domain-containing protein codes for the protein MAIFVSTVGDVIPSECPSLAESAGGAATVSGSAGSAVAEQVDSSSMAVPLTGHAQNPPITDFLFLSCGIDTLDLGLFVSWDTTWNTTKEGLEDKKTAAQKTTGLLDKTDIGREFLHHPSGKAPNYRYQLHFPEYRIYIAISDKPGKTPNVYVTIKSETLWHVEFPTILELLELDLDSFGGTIERIQPSRVDLCADFRINPPPTLQFIQQHRVSRSTMIRPYLSGETLETFYSGSPTSPVQIRIYDKGKEIQKSNKQWFLPIWGVDTAEGVWRVEFQLRRTFLHQYRIKTIEDLWGKIGTIWEYLTAEWFSLRFPDNDKAERRTIHPWWLSVQECSERFGGMIEARRTYTTDTVEPIQKTLAHICGRLVSIAAQEGIKDRMKAILHLEELIYQRMDDEKFQSEYKKKAIKLGYRGELGGTDYEVF
- a CDS encoding DUF2442 domain-containing protein; its protein translation is MRRINWISTNEDWTLDVCFTNGEVRKYDVRPLLQSEAFRELEDVAIFKTARNGGYFVAWDNDADLSADTLYLEGIPVTPAIESN
- a CDS encoding NlpC/P60 family protein, with protein sequence MLELRIGSSGAEVIQLQNLLNRHLPHFQVLKPDGIFGPRTEAAVRQFQSFAGISVDGTVGIKTWRALDHGVTTTSDVSPVPFHDAIWLKIAAAEVGQREFPGSPANPRIIMYHGATSLRATSDEVAWCSAFVNWCLKQAGIAGTNSAAATSWLHWGQMTCPRPGAITVVRKNTGQNHVSFYISETKDYYKLLGGNQAEQVRISNYYKSHWLAQGHRWPKLPHL